A stretch of the Streptomyces sp. NBC_01428 genome encodes the following:
- a CDS encoding subtype B tannase — protein MQRPSASFGRDGLTRATARREGHPAIRRDLLRVVAIAGALALASGPVPASFAAAGTGAGPSRGSVKGADPQDAALAFDSAAYTTITVSVDGRPMNVRWYKEICYVANPVAAAAQQPGGPGGGSTTIPNTACGYQSMNVFVPESAFGDQRAPIYFAVNNSGWMASYLKAGVTDGGSYTSATSNVGAALKAGYVYADIANRSRGLVGADGTSPGKAPAAVVDAKAAVRYLRLNDAAMPGSAERIVVNGTSGGGALASILGASGNSAEYNPYLAAIGAAGIDAKGHSTLRDDVFAVNAYCPITDLGNADSAYEWLYNILATRGTTGENPSPADAAAIAAQFPAYEKSLGLRNPDGSRLTAANMLDTIRQEVVRSAEAYMKADPANTIPPLGGTFEIQSSGGPGGPPTTKSYVNDWIDADNTTDKVLSVDMAKYLAFVATQATLKTTPAFDAVGVNGNTTSGTETNLFGPPTQKYMNYTEYSWNHNNVPGDGSGIDDTGLTWDQYTSRNSTTVDDQVHLIDPMDFVGTGADTAPNWYVRNGTRDRDTAFTVSLNLDRALEADKQVKDVNYQLAWNQPHAGNYDVPEAMAWIADVVRKAGTPLAPGHHG, from the coding sequence ATGCAGCGGCCCTCCGCGTCCTTCGGACGCGACGGACTGACCCGAGCGACGGCCAGGCGCGAGGGACACCCCGCGATCCGCAGAGACCTCCTGAGAGTCGTGGCGATCGCCGGCGCCCTCGCGCTCGCCTCCGGCCCCGTGCCGGCCTCGTTCGCCGCGGCAGGCACCGGAGCGGGCCCCTCGCGGGGGAGTGTCAAAGGCGCGGACCCGCAGGACGCCGCGCTCGCCTTCGACTCCGCCGCCTACACGACGATCACCGTCTCGGTCGACGGCCGGCCGATGAACGTCCGTTGGTACAAGGAGATCTGCTACGTCGCGAATCCGGTCGCCGCGGCCGCCCAGCAGCCCGGCGGTCCCGGCGGCGGAAGCACCACGATCCCCAACACGGCCTGCGGCTACCAGAGCATGAACGTGTTCGTCCCCGAAAGCGCCTTCGGCGACCAGCGGGCCCCGATCTACTTCGCGGTGAACAACAGCGGCTGGATGGCCAGTTACCTCAAGGCCGGCGTCACCGACGGCGGCTCCTACACCAGCGCGACGAGCAACGTCGGCGCCGCGCTGAAGGCCGGCTATGTCTACGCCGACATCGCCAACCGCAGCCGAGGACTCGTCGGCGCCGACGGCACGTCTCCCGGCAAAGCCCCTGCCGCGGTGGTCGACGCGAAGGCCGCCGTCCGCTACCTCCGCCTCAACGACGCGGCCATGCCCGGCAGCGCCGAGCGCATCGTCGTGAACGGCACCAGTGGCGGCGGCGCACTGGCGTCGATCCTGGGCGCGTCCGGCAACAGCGCCGAGTACAACCCCTACCTTGCCGCGATCGGCGCGGCAGGCATCGACGCCAAGGGGCACAGCACCCTGCGCGACGACGTCTTCGCGGTCAACGCCTACTGCCCGATCACCGACCTCGGCAACGCCGACAGCGCCTACGAGTGGCTGTACAACATCCTCGCCACCCGCGGCACCACCGGCGAGAACCCCTCACCGGCGGACGCGGCCGCGATCGCGGCCCAGTTCCCCGCGTACGAGAAGAGCCTCGGGCTGCGCAACCCCGACGGCTCCCGGCTCACCGCGGCGAACATGCTGGACACGATCAGGCAGGAGGTCGTGCGCTCGGCGGAGGCCTACATGAAGGCCGATCCCGCCAACACGATCCCGCCTCTGGGCGGCACCTTCGAGATCCAGTCCAGCGGCGGCCCCGGCGGTCCGCCCACCACGAAGTCGTACGTGAACGACTGGATCGACGCGGACAACACCACCGACAAGGTGCTCTCCGTCGACATGGCGAAGTACCTCGCCTTCGTCGCCACGCAGGCCACTCTCAAGACGACGCCCGCCTTCGACGCCGTGGGCGTCAACGGCAACACCACCAGCGGCACCGAGACCAACCTCTTCGGGCCGCCGACCCAGAAGTACATGAACTACACCGAGTACAGCTGGAATCACAACAACGTCCCCGGAGACGGAAGCGGCATCGACGACACCGGGCTGACGTGGGACCAGTACACCAGCAGGAACAGCACGACGGTCGACGACCAGGTCCACCTGATCGACCCGATGGACTTCGTCGGCACCGGCGCCGACACCGCGCCGAACTGGTACGTCCGCAACGGCACCCGCGACCGGGACACCGCGTTCACCGTCTCCCTCAACCTCGACCGTGCGCTCGAAGCGGACAAGCAGGTGAAGGACGTGAACTACCAACTCGCCTGGAACCAGCCGCACGCCGGCAACTACGACGTGCCCGAGGCCATGGCCTGGATCGCCGACGTCGTCCGCAAGGCCGGTACCCCGCTCGCCCCCGGGCACCACGGATAG
- a CDS encoding aminoglycoside 3'-phosphotransferase gives MIATAPQGPVEPPPIVTALAAGRPVRAVWENEVGGLTFQVGVGDARQFVKWTPTGSGIDLGAEAARLRWAVRYTTVPLVLDEGADGTGTWIVTRGLPGRMAVDDHWKREPGTAVRAIGAGLRALHDALPAANCPFDWSAERRLESARSRAAAGRIHPTDWHHDLQHLGTVERAFDVLADIPPIDRLVVCHGDACAPNTLVGDDGRWTGHVDLGTLGVADRWADLAVATWSTQWNYGPGWEEPLLEAYGVEPDRERIRYYRLLWDLSD, from the coding sequence ATGATCGCCACCGCACCCCAGGGACCCGTCGAGCCACCCCCGATCGTCACCGCGCTCGCGGCAGGTCGGCCCGTACGAGCGGTCTGGGAGAACGAGGTCGGCGGGCTGACGTTCCAGGTCGGCGTGGGTGACGCCCGGCAGTTCGTGAAGTGGACGCCGACCGGCAGCGGTATCGACCTCGGGGCCGAGGCGGCACGTCTGCGCTGGGCGGTGCGGTACACCACCGTGCCGTTGGTGCTCGACGAGGGCGCCGATGGGACAGGTACCTGGATCGTCACCCGGGGGCTGCCCGGACGCATGGCGGTCGATGACCACTGGAAGCGCGAACCGGGCACCGCGGTACGCGCGATCGGCGCCGGGCTGCGGGCGCTTCACGACGCGCTGCCCGCGGCGAACTGCCCGTTCGACTGGTCGGCCGAGCGGCGCCTGGAGAGCGCGCGGTCACGGGCGGCGGCGGGTCGGATCCACCCGACCGACTGGCATCACGACCTCCAGCACCTCGGCACCGTCGAGCGCGCCTTCGACGTCCTCGCCGACATCCCGCCCATCGACCGACTCGTCGTCTGCCACGGCGACGCCTGCGCTCCCAACACCCTGGTCGGTGACGACGGCAGGTGGACCGGACACGTCGACCTCGGGACGCTCGGAGTCGCCGACCGCTGGGCCGACCTCGCCGTGGCCACCTGGAGCACGCAGTGGAACTACGGCCCGGGATGGGAAGAGCCGCTGCTCGAAGCCTATGGCGTCGAGCCGGACCGGGAACGGATCCGCTACTACCGACTGCTGTGGGACCTGTCGGACTGA
- a CDS encoding MarR family winged helix-turn-helix transcriptional regulator yields MTAALERIQSLPSWLVGRVAARARGLVAEALATEGLKLMHHAVLAASSEYGPLAQAELGRRVAVDPKDVVGILNDLQQAGLVLRAPDPDDRRKNAVTITPKGADVLTRCAALAEAANAELLAPLTPDEQGQLTALLTRLHEAP; encoded by the coding sequence ATGACCGCAGCCCTTGAGCGCATCCAGTCCCTGCCGAGCTGGCTCGTCGGCCGCGTCGCGGCGCGTGCCCGCGGTCTGGTCGCCGAGGCCCTCGCCACCGAAGGCCTGAAGCTCATGCATCACGCGGTGCTGGCGGCCAGTTCCGAGTACGGACCGCTCGCCCAGGCCGAGTTGGGCCGCCGGGTCGCCGTCGACCCCAAGGACGTGGTCGGCATCCTCAACGACCTCCAGCAGGCGGGACTCGTGCTGCGCGCCCCGGATCCGGACGACCGCCGCAAGAACGCCGTCACGATCACACCGAAGGGCGCGGACGTCCTCACCCGCTGTGCGGCGCTGGCCGAAGCGGCCAACGCCGAACTGCTGGCACCGCTCACGCCCGACGAACAGGGCCAGCTGACGGCCCTTCTCACACGGCTTCACGAAGCCCCGTAG
- a CDS encoding tellurite resistance/C4-dicarboxylate transporter family protein: MLSSAVAHLNPAAFSFVMGTGIVSTALYVNGAGTASAALLWVGIAGFAVLLPAYGWRLLRPPGQFAAGLLGPRSFVFLTIAIAPNVLAARLVPSGHTAVAEAFLAFGAAVWLFLGYAVPLALITTTRRRPSLDQVNGTWFLWSVGSDSIAVAAASLAHVTSGDLLPVVAVVCWAIALVQYLLVAGIVLARLLVRPVAPGDLMTSLWIFMGAAAISVLAGTRLLQLPPDSLLLPHAVLTGWSVVLWSFATWLIPLLLALGVWRHGVRRIPLRYEFGWWNLVFPIGMYGVATHELGRVTGTPWMTAMGRGEIWVAVGVWAVVIIAMAVAAVRPHLGTGRRQAASQHLP; encoded by the coding sequence ATGCTTTCCTCCGCCGTGGCGCACCTCAACCCGGCAGCCTTCTCGTTCGTCATGGGCACGGGGATCGTGTCCACGGCGCTGTACGTCAACGGCGCCGGCACCGCTTCGGCGGCACTTCTCTGGGTGGGCATCGCGGGCTTCGCCGTCCTCCTGCCCGCCTACGGTTGGCGGCTGCTGCGCCCGCCCGGGCAGTTCGCCGCCGGTCTCCTCGGACCCCGGTCCTTCGTCTTCCTCACCATCGCCATCGCACCCAACGTCCTGGCCGCACGACTGGTCCCGAGCGGACACACGGCAGTCGCCGAGGCGTTTCTGGCGTTCGGAGCGGCGGTGTGGCTGTTCCTCGGCTACGCGGTTCCCCTGGCACTGATCACCACCACCCGGCGCCGCCCTTCGCTCGACCAGGTGAACGGCACCTGGTTCCTCTGGTCGGTCGGCTCCGACTCGATAGCGGTGGCGGCGGCCTCCCTGGCTCATGTGACCTCGGGCGACCTCCTGCCGGTGGTGGCCGTGGTGTGCTGGGCCATCGCCCTGGTGCAGTACCTGCTGGTCGCCGGGATCGTCCTGGCCAGGCTGCTCGTGCGGCCGGTGGCGCCCGGGGATCTCATGACGTCACTGTGGATCTTCATGGGCGCGGCGGCGATCAGTGTGCTCGCCGGGACGAGGCTGCTCCAACTGCCACCGGACAGCCTGCTCCTCCCCCATGCGGTCCTCACCGGCTGGTCGGTCGTCCTCTGGTCGTTCGCCACCTGGCTGATCCCCCTGCTGCTGGCCCTGGGGGTCTGGCGCCACGGGGTGCGGAGGATTCCGCTGCGTTACGAGTTCGGCTGGTGGAACCTGGTCTTCCCGATCGGCATGTACGGGGTCGCCACGCACGAACTGGGACGCGTGACCGGGACGCCATGGATGACCGCGATGGGCCGTGGGGAGATCTGGGTCGCCGTCGGCGTGTGGGCGGTCGTGATCATCGCCATGGCCGTCGCCGCGGTCCGCCCCCACCTCGGGACCGGCCGTCGACAAGCCGCTTCCCAGCACCTCCCGTAG
- a CDS encoding GNAT family N-acetyltransferase produces the protein MTDLGPLARPLAPIRTGRLVLREPEARDRPTFIELLSSPEVHTYLGGPRQRDELESELPKVPERWPGSFVVELDGSMIGQILLRRATEHRRPAATGKVDLGYLFLPRVWGSGYAAEACSAALGWIAEALPGEPVVLTTQTANLGSMRLAAKLGFAEVERFEAWGAEQWLGMRSPLVPTCGGIPCSCAAPPGC, from the coding sequence ATGACCGACCTCGGACCCCTCGCCCGGCCACTTGCCCCGATCAGGACCGGGCGGCTCGTCCTCCGCGAGCCCGAGGCCCGGGACCGCCCGACGTTCATCGAGCTGCTCTCGTCGCCCGAGGTGCACACCTACCTAGGCGGCCCCCGGCAACGTGACGAACTGGAGAGCGAGTTGCCGAAGGTTCCGGAGCGATGGCCCGGGAGCTTCGTCGTGGAGCTCGACGGGTCGATGATCGGCCAGATCCTGCTCAGGAGAGCGACGGAGCATCGCCGTCCGGCCGCCACGGGCAAGGTCGATCTCGGCTATCTGTTCCTGCCGCGGGTGTGGGGATCCGGATACGCCGCCGAGGCGTGCTCGGCGGCACTCGGGTGGATCGCCGAAGCCCTTCCCGGCGAACCGGTGGTGCTCACCACCCAGACCGCCAACCTCGGCTCGATGCGTCTCGCGGCGAAGCTGGGCTTCGCCGAGGTCGAGCGGTTCGAGGCCTGGGGCGCCGAGCAGTGGCTGGGCATGCGGTCCCCGCTCGTACCTACTTGCGGAGGAATCCCGTGTAGTTGTGCTGCTCCACCTGGCTGTTGA
- a CDS encoding SDR family NAD(P)-dependent oxidoreductase, with protein MDNTHKVAVVTGASRGIGAGVVTAYRQLGYAVTAVARSIPPSDDPDVLAVADDVSAPGAGARIVEATMDRFGRLDTLINCAGVFVAKPFTDYTDEDYETVVGVNVRGFFEVSRSAIGAMLSREGGGHVVNISTSLVDNADARVTGALASLSKGGLNAVTKSLAIEYATRGIRVNAVSLGVIRTSMHPTDPGGEQAALHPVRRMGEVDDVVRAILYLEQAPFVTGEISHVDGGQSAGH; from the coding sequence ATGGACAACACGCACAAAGTCGCCGTCGTCACCGGCGCCTCGCGCGGCATCGGGGCAGGCGTGGTCACCGCCTACCGGCAACTCGGCTACGCGGTCACCGCGGTCGCCCGCTCGATTCCGCCGTCGGACGACCCCGACGTGCTGGCCGTCGCCGACGACGTGTCCGCGCCCGGTGCGGGCGCGCGGATCGTCGAGGCGACGATGGATCGGTTCGGCCGCCTCGACACCCTGATCAACTGTGCCGGAGTGTTCGTCGCGAAGCCGTTCACCGACTACACCGACGAGGACTACGAGACCGTCGTCGGCGTGAACGTGCGTGGCTTCTTCGAGGTCTCCCGGAGCGCGATCGGTGCGATGCTCTCCCGTGAGGGCGGCGGACACGTCGTGAACATCTCCACCAGTCTCGTCGACAACGCCGACGCGCGGGTGACGGGAGCGCTCGCGTCCCTGAGCAAGGGCGGACTGAACGCCGTCACCAAGTCGTTGGCGATCGAGTACGCCACCCGCGGCATCCGCGTGAACGCCGTATCGCTCGGTGTCATCCGGACCTCGATGCACCCGACCGACCCCGGCGGCGAGCAGGCGGCGCTGCACCCGGTCCGGCGGATGGGCGAGGTGGACGACGTGGTGCGGGCCATCCTCTATCTGGAGCAGGCCCCGTTCGTCACCGGTGAGATCTCGCACGTCGACGGCGGGCAGAGCGCGGGACACTGA
- a CDS encoding DUF4142 domain-containing protein — protein MGGALTLTLAALAYPAMLGLDTVSTSNDRIIANTQWGPLTEGERDFVVKVRAAGLWEHPLGQIGLQKGQSKAVKIASQHLVDGHAALDTSCRKIAPMLNITLPNVASPQQEGFVTQLKGESGRQFDVDFANILRMTHGSIFNTIAKVRSTTKNTLIRALADQANNTVLDHITVMEKTGLIDFDTTVFNQTTPPKLPQSDMTPPAPAPGQPQVVLSPPPNPTSTPLDLNAAVNGGKPTIG, from the coding sequence GTGGGCGGCGCTCTCACTCTGACACTCGCCGCCCTCGCGTACCCGGCGATGCTCGGTCTGGACACCGTGTCGACCTCGAACGACCGGATCATCGCCAACACGCAATGGGGCCCGCTGACGGAGGGTGAGCGGGACTTCGTGGTCAAGGTGCGCGCGGCCGGCCTGTGGGAGCACCCCCTCGGCCAGATCGGACTGCAGAAGGGGCAGAGCAAGGCAGTCAAGATCGCGAGCCAGCACCTCGTCGACGGGCACGCGGCCCTGGACACCAGTTGCCGCAAGATCGCTCCGATGCTGAACATCACGCTGCCCAACGTGGCGAGCCCCCAGCAGGAAGGGTTCGTCACCCAGCTCAAGGGAGAGTCGGGGCGGCAGTTCGACGTCGACTTCGCCAACATCCTGCGGATGACGCACGGTTCGATCTTCAACACGATCGCCAAGGTGCGCTCGACCACGAAGAACACCCTGATCCGCGCCCTGGCCGATCAGGCGAACAACACGGTGCTCGACCACATCACCGTGATGGAGAAGACGGGCCTCATCGACTTCGACACCACGGTCTTCAACCAGACCACCCCGCCCAAGCTGCCGCAGTCCGACATGACCCCACCGGCTCCGGCACCCGGCCAGCCCCAGGTCGTCCTCAGCCCGCCGCCCAACCCGACGTCCACGCCGCTCGACCTCAACGCCGCCGTCAACGGCGGCAAGCCGACCATCGGCTGA
- a CDS encoding PP2C family protein-serine/threonine phosphatase — protein MLVSPLLLTVLLGALALLTPPGVPVTQLLPTAPALAAALWPVGPTLVLGLVCLLGVTVHSLLSADHSVMFTAGAIGAVALTAAYASHVRLQREATLTEVRTVADATQQVLLRPVPRRLGPLKIESLYLTATPHARVGGDFYAVADTRFGIRLILGDVRGKGLPALAVAGAILGSFREAAYESTDLARLAERLEATLLRDDAASLAQGDPAELFATAVLAEIPRQGNTATILSCGHPPPLLDRQGAVAFLPTGDPAPPLNLGGLLTTTCRPSRFDFRPGDQLLFYTDGVSETRDAAGAFFPLLAWAQDQMTAPARSPLNGLHRALLKHSGNNLNDDIAAIAVLKTS, from the coding sequence GTGCTGGTCTCGCCGCTGCTCCTGACCGTTCTCCTCGGTGCCCTCGCCCTGCTGACTCCGCCCGGGGTACCCGTCACGCAGCTGCTCCCGACGGCACCCGCCCTCGCGGCGGCGCTGTGGCCGGTCGGGCCGACCCTGGTCCTCGGACTGGTCTGTCTGCTCGGGGTCACCGTCCACTCCCTGCTCTCGGCGGACCATTCGGTCATGTTCACCGCCGGAGCCATCGGCGCGGTCGCCCTGACCGCCGCCTACGCGAGTCACGTGCGCCTGCAGCGCGAGGCCACGCTCACCGAGGTCAGAACCGTGGCGGACGCCACGCAGCAGGTTCTCCTCCGCCCCGTCCCCCGGCGTCTCGGACCCCTGAAGATCGAGAGCCTGTATCTGACCGCCACACCCCACGCGCGCGTGGGCGGTGACTTCTACGCCGTGGCCGACACCCGATTCGGCATCCGCCTGATCCTCGGAGATGTCCGAGGAAAGGGGCTTCCCGCCCTGGCCGTGGCCGGAGCCATCCTCGGCTCGTTCCGGGAGGCGGCCTACGAGAGCACGGATCTCGCCCGGCTCGCCGAACGCCTCGAAGCCACCCTGCTGCGTGACGACGCGGCCTCTCTGGCCCAGGGAGATCCAGCGGAGCTCTTCGCCACCGCCGTCCTCGCGGAGATCCCCCGCCAGGGGAACACCGCCACCATCCTCAGCTGCGGGCACCCACCACCCCTTCTCGACAGACAGGGTGCCGTCGCCTTCCTCCCGACAGGGGATCCCGCCCCGCCCCTCAACCTCGGCGGCCTGCTCACCACCACGTGCCGCCCCAGCCGGTTCGACTTCCGGCCCGGCGACCAACTGCTTTTCTACACCGACGGCGTGAGCGAGACCCGCGACGCGGCGGGCGCGTTCTTCCCTCTCCTGGCCTGGGCGCAGGACCAGATGACCGCTCCTGCGCGGTCGCCCCTCAACGGCCTCCATCGGGCCCTGCTCAAGCACAGCGGCAACAATCTCAACGACGACATCGCCGCCATCGCCGTCCTGAAGACGAGCTGA
- the secY gene encoding preprotein translocase subunit SecY, with product MPNVFVQVLRTPDLRKKLYFTLGIIVLYRIGSHVPIPGVDYQNVQTCVSAVSKGTGLLGLVNQFSGGALLQITVFALGILPYITASIILQLLTVVIPRLEALKKEGAAGQGKITQYTRYLAVGLALLQSTGLVATARSGALFPNCPTAGNIVPDQSIFTTVVMVLTITSGTACVMWFGELITERGIGNGMSMLIFISIASTFPGALWTVKEEGTIAGGWVNFGLVLLIGFAMVGLVVFVEQAQRRIPVQYAKRMIGRKSYGGTATYIPLKINQAGVVPVIFASSLLYIPALVAQFADSSAGWTTWITRNFTRGDHPFYIAAYFLLIVFFAFFYVAITFNPEEVADNIKKAGGFIPGIRAGRATSEYLGYVLNRLTWPGSLYLGLIALVPTVAFASFGGANQLTGTSVLIIVSVGLETVKQINSQVEQHNYTGFLRK from the coding sequence GTGCCCAACGTATTCGTCCAGGTGCTCCGCACGCCCGACTTGCGTAAGAAGCTGTACTTCACGCTCGGCATCATCGTTCTGTACCGCATCGGGTCGCACGTTCCGATCCCCGGCGTGGATTACCAGAACGTCCAGACGTGCGTGAGTGCCGTGTCCAAGGGGACCGGACTGCTGGGCCTGGTGAATCAGTTCAGCGGTGGTGCGTTGCTGCAGATCACCGTGTTCGCCCTGGGAATCCTGCCGTACATCACGGCGAGCATCATCCTGCAACTGCTGACGGTGGTGATTCCCCGGCTGGAGGCCCTGAAGAAGGAGGGTGCGGCCGGACAGGGGAAGATCACGCAGTACACCCGTTACCTCGCGGTCGGGCTCGCCCTCCTCCAGAGCACGGGTCTGGTCGCCACGGCCCGGAGCGGCGCTCTCTTCCCCAACTGTCCGACGGCCGGCAACATCGTCCCCGACCAGTCGATCTTCACCACCGTGGTGATGGTGCTGACGATCACTTCGGGGACCGCCTGTGTGATGTGGTTCGGCGAACTCATCACGGAACGCGGTATCGGCAACGGAATGTCGATGCTCATCTTCATCTCCATCGCCTCCACCTTCCCCGGCGCATTGTGGACCGTGAAGGAAGAGGGCACCATCGCCGGTGGATGGGTCAACTTCGGCCTGGTCCTTCTCATCGGATTCGCCATGGTGGGTCTGGTCGTCTTCGTGGAGCAGGCGCAGCGCCGCATTCCGGTTCAGTACGCGAAGCGGATGATCGGCCGTAAATCCTACGGCGGAACAGCCACGTACATCCCGCTGAAAATCAACCAGGCGGGTGTGGTCCCCGTTATCTTCGCTTCATCGCTCCTCTACATCCCGGCTCTGGTCGCGCAGTTCGCCGACTCGTCCGCCGGGTGGACGACGTGGATCACCCGCAATTTCACCCGCGGGGACCATCCCTTCTACATCGCCGCCTATTTCCTCCTGATTGTCTTCTTCGCGTTCTTCTACGTGGCGATCACGTTCAACCCGGAGGAAGTGGCCGACAACATCAAGAAGGCCGGCGGATTCATCCCGGGAATCCGGGCGGGCCGGGCCACGTCCGAATATCTGGGCTACGTCCTCAACCGGCTGACCTGGCCGGGATCGCTCTACCTCGGCCTGATCGCCCTGGTTCCGACGGTGGCCTTCGCCAGCTTCGGCGGCGCCAACCAACTGACGGGCACGAGCGTCCTGATCATCGTGAGTGTCGGTCTGGAGACGGTCAAGCAGATCAACAGCCAGGTGGAGCAGCACAACTACACGGGATTCCTCCGCAAGTAG
- a CDS encoding quinone oxidoreductase family protein has translation MLRIRHQVDGRLAALVAEEVGRPEPGTGEVLIRTRAVGVTLPAVRKLRDAEEPVALGGEVAGEITALGHGVTSFAVGDRVTGLCFADAYAEFAVLNTAMVSRIPDGVGAVEAVALVRSGMVARGAYEAAHVRPGESVLVTAAASGVGVLAVQYAKAGAAGRVVAAVSSADKADFLRDLGADEVVLYGDSDWGGPYDVILDGVGGDLLGPAVRALATGGRLVAFSSGGGTVDAYELLVRGASVIGFQMRAIAVGRPGLYDRRLREQWRLYEAGALRVAVHEEIPLAEAARAHALVEQRRNLGKVVLVPPHRPTGSSLAT, from the coding sequence GTGCTGCGGATTCGCCACCAGGTCGACGGTCGGCTCGCCGCGTTGGTCGCCGAAGAGGTCGGCCGTCCCGAACCGGGAACCGGGGAAGTGCTGATCCGGACCCGGGCCGTCGGCGTGACCCTGCCCGCCGTGCGCAAGCTCCGGGACGCCGAAGAGCCGGTCGCCCTCGGAGGCGAGGTCGCCGGGGAGATCACCGCGCTCGGTCACGGGGTCACTTCCTTCGCCGTCGGAGACCGCGTCACCGGACTGTGCTTCGCCGACGCCTACGCCGAGTTCGCGGTGCTGAACACCGCGATGGTCTCCCGGATCCCGGACGGCGTCGGTGCCGTCGAGGCCGTCGCGCTGGTCCGCAGCGGGATGGTGGCGCGCGGCGCCTACGAGGCTGCGCACGTGCGGCCCGGAGAGTCGGTCCTGGTGACGGCGGCTGCCAGTGGGGTGGGCGTGCTCGCTGTCCAGTACGCCAAGGCCGGCGCGGCCGGACGCGTCGTGGCCGCCGTCAGCAGCGCCGACAAGGCCGACTTCCTGAGGGACTTGGGCGCCGACGAGGTCGTTCTGTACGGGGACTCCGACTGGGGTGGCCCGTACGACGTGATCCTCGACGGAGTCGGCGGCGACCTTCTCGGCCCTGCTGTGCGGGCGCTCGCGACGGGCGGGCGGCTGGTGGCCTTCAGCTCCGGCGGGGGCACGGTGGACGCCTACGAACTCCTTGTCCGTGGCGCTTCGGTGATCGGTTTCCAGATGCGTGCCATCGCCGTCGGCAGGCCCGGACTGTACGACCGACGGCTCCGCGAACAGTGGCGGCTCTACGAAGCGGGCGCCCTGCGTGTCGCCGTGCACGAGGAGATCCCCCTCGCCGAGGCCGCCCGGGCGCACGCCCTCGTCGAACAGCGCCGCAACCTCGGCAAGGTGGTCCTCGTGCCGCCCCACCGGCCCACGGGGTCGTCGCTCGCGACGTGA
- a CDS encoding DUF4331 family protein produces MSHHLDSPAARADARLNISDTYVFRGDRGTVLVMNVCSDSAGPDAPKGFHPEARYEFKIDSTGDAVEDLAYRFTFGEADADGSQTVELSRMAGADAADDSAAGTVLLAGRTGRELSTDAGLRVWTGRASDPFWMNPAVVEAVGQAFQHGTDVHVPAPDSSEITSLFANMKVRSIVLEVPDSELLAYTGGQDIGVWGVTALATDAGGWHRINRCGLPMVSPIFAQFDDELAELLNQTRPADDTRVLTGAISGRVAAVVGARGTTSDPQVYGQEVAERLLPDVLPYTVGTPAVFGFAKFNGRALTDNAGEVMFSLATDSALSVGLGKEAVDAPTTSSFPYVAPTG; encoded by the coding sequence ATGTCCCACCATCTCGATTCCCCCGCGGCCAGGGCCGATGCCCGGCTGAACATCTCCGACACGTACGTGTTCCGAGGTGACCGCGGAACTGTCCTGGTGATGAACGTCTGCTCCGACTCCGCGGGTCCCGACGCGCCGAAGGGGTTCCACCCCGAGGCCCGCTACGAATTCAAGATCGACAGCACCGGCGACGCCGTCGAGGACCTCGCCTACCGCTTCACCTTCGGGGAGGCTGACGCCGACGGCTCTCAGACGGTCGAGCTGAGCCGCATGGCCGGAGCCGACGCGGCCGACGACTCGGCGGCCGGCACCGTTCTGCTCGCCGGCCGGACGGGCCGGGAGCTCAGCACCGATGCGGGTCTGCGGGTGTGGACCGGTCGGGCCAGCGATCCGTTCTGGATGAATCCGGCCGTCGTGGAGGCGGTCGGCCAGGCCTTCCAGCACGGCACCGACGTCCACGTGCCCGCACCGGATTCCTCCGAGATCACCAGCCTGTTCGCCAACATGAAGGTGCGCTCCATCGTGCTGGAGGTGCCGGATTCCGAGCTCCTGGCCTACACGGGCGGCCAGGACATCGGCGTATGGGGTGTGACGGCGCTGGCCACCGATGCCGGCGGATGGCACCGCATCAACCGGTGCGGACTCCCGATGGTGTCGCCGATCTTCGCGCAGTTCGACGACGAGCTCGCTGAGCTGCTGAACCAGACCCGGCCGGCCGACGACACCCGCGTCCTCACCGGCGCGATCAGCGGCCGCGTCGCCGCGGTCGTCGGCGCCCGCGGCACCACGTCGGATCCCCAGGTCTACGGCCAGGAAGTGGCGGAGCGGCTTCTCCCGGACGTCCTTCCGTACACGGTGGGCACTCCCGCCGTGTTCGGCTTCGCGAAGTTCAACGGCCGGGCGCTCACCGACAACGCGGGTGAGGTCATGTTCTCCCTCGCGACGGACAGCGCCTTGAGCGTGGGACTGGGCAAGGAAGCGGTCGACGCACCCACCACGTCGTCCTTCCCCTACGTGGCTCCGACCGGCTGA